Proteins from a genomic interval of Diaphorobacter sp. HDW4A:
- a CDS encoding DMT family transporter — protein sequence MTQKIAPGTIAMLTIAPLLWAGNAVTGKLVHDLIPPATLNFLRWALAFVILLPFAWQALRPSSPMWPHWRRYCLLGLLGVGCYNALQYLALGTSTPLNVTLVGASTPVFMLFIGAVFFGVPARREQIIGAVLSIVGVVLVLCRGDIHQLLSLRLVIGDLYMVLAVISWSLYSWLLVRTSEPTSIRSDWAMFLIAQMVFGLGWSGAFAGIEWSMDHREILWSWKLAAAMAFICIGPAIMAYRCWGLGVQRAGPVVAGFFINLTPLFAAVLSLALLGEAPHLYHAIAFALIVAGIVTSSRR from the coding sequence ATGACGCAAAAAATAGCACCCGGCACCATCGCCATGCTGACGATCGCGCCGCTCCTGTGGGCTGGCAACGCGGTCACCGGCAAGCTGGTCCACGACCTCATTCCGCCCGCCACGCTGAACTTCCTGCGCTGGGCGCTGGCCTTCGTCATCCTGCTGCCGTTTGCATGGCAAGCGCTACGTCCGTCCAGTCCCATGTGGCCGCACTGGAGGCGCTACTGCCTGCTCGGCCTGCTGGGCGTGGGCTGCTACAACGCGCTGCAGTATCTGGCGCTCGGCACCTCGACGCCGCTCAACGTCACGCTCGTCGGCGCCAGCACGCCGGTGTTCATGCTGTTCATCGGCGCGGTGTTCTTCGGCGTGCCCGCAAGGCGCGAGCAGATCATCGGCGCGGTGCTGTCCATCGTCGGCGTGGTGCTCGTGCTCTGCCGCGGCGACATTCACCAGTTGCTCTCACTGCGGCTGGTGATCGGCGATCTCTACATGGTGCTCGCCGTGATCTCGTGGTCGCTCTACAGCTGGCTGCTGGTGCGCACCAGCGAGCCCACCAGCATCCGCAGCGACTGGGCCATGTTCCTCATCGCGCAGATGGTGTTCGGCCTCGGCTGGTCAGGCGCGTTCGCGGGCATCGAGTGGTCCATGGATCACCGCGAGATTCTCTGGAGCTGGAAGCTCGCCGCCGCCATGGCCTTCATCTGCATCGGCCCGGCCATCATGGCGTATCGCTGCTGGGGCCTCGGCGTTCAACGCGCGGGCCCGGTGGTCGCAGGCTTCTTCATCAATCTCACGCCACTGTTCGCAGCCGTGCTGTCGCTCGCGCTGCTCGGCGAGGCACCGCATCTCTACCACGCCATCGCGTTCGCGCTGATCGTCGCAGGCATCGTGACCTCGTCGCGACGTTAA
- a CDS encoding outer membrane beta-barrel protein produces MSRRFELLALQSAKWGIRCTAACAALLGATAAFADPLASPGYVGPLQPAGDPLSFDGGVLGHVYMSGQLSALGLVQSHSTDGSRGRGDLSNAQFELQTIDGPLQFYAQAGAYSLPALGSAYIRARKATDDLYGVLPVAYAKVVLNSQLSVMAGALPTLVGAESTFTFQNMNIQRGLLWNQEPAISRGVQVNYSADVVNAAVSINDGFYSGKYNWVSGSLSYAFDTSNTVTLVGAGALSRSHESSAATPLVQNNGSIFNLIYSHTQGALTLTPYLQYSEVKRDESLGLDRSAKAYGAALLAKVGFDSEWSLATRAEYLKSSGGSCGAMPDCQSTSLLFGPGSSAWSVTITPTWQSGRLFARGELGYVRTVKPAAGASFGSDGTQRGQLRALVEAGFLF; encoded by the coding sequence ATGAGCAGACGCTTTGAATTGCTGGCGTTGCAGTCGGCGAAATGGGGGATTCGATGCACAGCAGCTTGCGCTGCGCTGCTGGGTGCGACGGCGGCGTTTGCCGATCCGCTGGCATCGCCGGGTTATGTGGGGCCGCTGCAACCGGCGGGCGATCCACTGTCGTTTGATGGTGGAGTGTTGGGGCACGTTTATATGTCGGGTCAGCTGAGTGCACTGGGTTTGGTGCAAAGCCATTCCACCGATGGTTCGCGTGGACGTGGAGACTTGAGCAACGCGCAGTTCGAACTGCAGACTATCGATGGGCCGCTGCAGTTCTATGCGCAGGCGGGTGCCTATTCGCTGCCTGCCTTGGGCTCTGCGTATATAAGGGCGCGCAAGGCCACGGACGATTTGTATGGTGTTTTGCCGGTGGCTTATGCAAAAGTGGTTTTGAATTCGCAGTTGAGTGTGATGGCAGGGGCTTTGCCGACGCTGGTTGGTGCAGAGTCTACTTTCACTTTCCAAAATATGAACATTCAGCGTGGGCTGCTCTGGAATCAAGAACCTGCGATCAGTCGCGGCGTGCAGGTGAACTACAGCGCCGATGTAGTGAATGCTGCCGTGTCCATCAACGACGGTTTCTATTCGGGCAAGTACAACTGGGTTTCCGGATCGTTGTCCTATGCGTTCGACACCTCGAATACGGTGACCCTGGTGGGCGCTGGGGCGCTCTCGCGCAGCCATGAATCTTCTGCGGCTACGCCACTCGTGCAGAACAACGGAAGCATCTTCAATTTGATCTACAGCCATACGCAAGGCGCGCTGACGCTCACGCCTTATCTGCAGTACAGCGAGGTGAAGCGGGATGAGTCGCTGGGGCTGGATCGCTCGGCGAAAGCCTATGGAGCGGCGCTGCTCGCCAAGGTTGGATTCGATTCCGAATGGTCGCTTGCCACACGTGCCGAGTATTTGAAGAGCAGCGGCGGGTCCTGTGGTGCGATGCCGGACTGCCAGTCAACCAGTCTGCTGTTCGGGCCGGGCAGTAGCGCATGGTCTGTGACGATCACGCCGACATGGCAAAGCGGCCGCTTGTTTGCCCGTGGCGAATTGGGATATGTACGCACCGTGAAGCCCGCTGCGGGGGCATCTTTTGGGTCAGACGGCACGCAGCGTGGACAACTGCGTGCGTTGGTGGAGGCGGGTTTTCTGTTCTGA
- a CDS encoding LysR family transcriptional regulator, whose product MNVTLRQLQVFLSVAETRNFSRTGNLIGLTQPAVSRSITELEAQLGLQLVNRTTREVELTDAGHSLATRLPRVLDDLDSTLLDVAGMATGRRGRVRVASSPTLSANLMPECIALCHELHPGMELMLLDRVQNATLASVLSGEVDFGVVIDPEEREALTCETILSEPFLLACPKEHRLASLQQVRWKDLNGESLVLLDHASGSRRLIDEVLARLGVQCTVAQEVGHSTTIFRMLEAGLGVAVIPQMALPPQGFAGDSGLCVRPLTPRMDRQVMLVQRRNRALSPLAQTAWQLVREQAAKLAQASPITSRNSRPAAGPPRA is encoded by the coding sequence ATGAATGTGACCTTGCGACAGCTGCAGGTGTTTCTCTCGGTGGCCGAGACGCGCAATTTCAGCCGCACCGGCAATCTCATCGGGCTCACCCAGCCAGCCGTGAGCCGCAGCATCACCGAGCTGGAGGCGCAGCTCGGTCTGCAGCTCGTGAACCGCACGACGCGCGAGGTCGAGCTGACCGATGCGGGCCACAGTCTGGCCACGCGGCTGCCGCGCGTGCTGGACGATCTGGACTCCACCCTGCTCGACGTGGCAGGCATGGCCACCGGGCGCCGGGGCCGGGTGCGGGTGGCGAGCAGCCCGACGCTGTCGGCCAATCTCATGCCAGAGTGCATCGCGCTGTGCCACGAGCTGCATCCGGGCATGGAGCTGATGCTGCTCGACCGCGTGCAGAACGCGACGCTGGCGAGCGTGCTGTCGGGCGAGGTGGATTTCGGCGTGGTGATCGATCCCGAGGAGCGCGAGGCGCTGACCTGCGAGACGATTCTCAGCGAGCCGTTTCTGCTGGCCTGTCCCAAGGAGCATCGCCTCGCGAGCCTGCAGCAGGTGCGCTGGAAGGATCTGAACGGCGAATCGCTGGTGCTGCTCGATCACGCATCGGGCAGCCGCCGCCTGATCGACGAGGTGCTCGCCAGGCTTGGCGTGCAGTGCACGGTGGCGCAGGAAGTGGGCCACAGCACGACGATCTTTCGCATGCTCGAAGCGGGCCTCGGCGTCGCAGTGATTCCGCAGATGGCGCTGCCGCCGCAAGGATTTGCAGGCGATTCGGGGCTTTGCGTACGCCCGCTCACGCCGCGCATGGACCGGCAGGTGATGCTGGTGCAGCGGCGCAACCGCGCGCTCTCACCCCTCGCGCAGACGGCCTGGCAACTGGTGCGAGAGCAGGCTGCCAAGCTGGCTCAAGCTAGCCCAATCACCAGCCGAAATAGTCGGCCAGCAGCAGGGCCGCCTCGGGCGTGA
- a CDS encoding UvrD-helicase domain-containing protein, protein MLPQDMFSAPPPGLFDEPSAAARNGASPLLQGLNDEQLAAVTLPAGHALILAGAGSGKTRVLTTRIAWLLQNGYATPGGILAVTFTNKAAKEMIARLTAMLPVNVRGMWIGTFHGLCNRLLRAHHKLAGLPQTFQILDTQDQLSAIKRLCKQFSVDEERFPPKQLAYYIANCKEEGMRPGDVPTHDADSRKKVELYQLYEDQCQREGVVDFGELMLRSFELLRDNDPVREHYQRRFQHILVDEFQDTNRLQYAWLKQIAGDMVGGAMRTSGSLIAVGDDDQSIYAFRGARVGNMADFVREFDVKHQIKLEQNYRSYSNILDSANELISHNSRRLGKNLRTTQGPGEPVRVYEANSDLAEAQWMVDEIKQLVKNDGHERREIAILYRSNAQSRVIESALFNASVPYRVYGGLRFFERAEIKHALAYLRLLENANDDNSFLRVVNFPPRGIGARSIESLQDAARATGCSLHDAVSAVSGKAGANLSAFVAMLDVLREQTHGMNLRGIITQMLESSGLIEHYRNEKEGADRIENLEELVNAAESFVTQEGFGRDAVALPLDELGQPLTQSPASQGIDPDLPRSDEPLTSTTPGVVDADTGETLSPLAAFLTHAALEAGDNQAQAGQDAVQLMTVHASKGLEFDCVFIGGMEEGLFPHENSMSDRDGLEEERRLMYVAITRARKRLYLSHSQTRMLHGQTRYHIKSRFFDELPESALKWLTPKQQGFGTYNPDAAYGNRVAGRGGYGGGGGYGAAKSETFASPPVPVQKTKPSHGLSAGTAVFHNKFGEGKVLAIEGTGDDARAQVNFPRHGTKWLALSVAKLTIVE, encoded by the coding sequence ATGCTTCCACAAGACATGTTTTCTGCGCCACCTCCCGGTTTGTTCGACGAGCCGTCGGCCGCTGCGCGCAATGGCGCCTCACCGCTGCTTCAGGGGCTCAATGACGAGCAGCTTGCCGCCGTCACCCTGCCCGCAGGCCACGCGCTGATTCTGGCCGGCGCGGGTTCGGGCAAGACGCGCGTGCTCACCACGCGCATCGCCTGGCTGCTGCAGAACGGTTACGCAACGCCGGGCGGTATTCTGGCTGTGACCTTCACCAACAAGGCCGCCAAGGAAATGATCGCGCGTCTGACTGCGATGCTGCCGGTGAATGTGCGCGGCATGTGGATCGGTACTTTCCACGGCCTGTGCAACCGGTTGCTGCGAGCGCATCACAAGCTTGCGGGTTTGCCGCAGACCTTCCAGATTCTCGATACGCAGGATCAGCTCTCGGCCATCAAACGGCTGTGCAAGCAGTTCAGTGTGGATGAGGAACGTTTTCCGCCCAAGCAACTGGCCTACTACATCGCCAACTGCAAGGAAGAGGGCATGCGTCCCGGCGACGTGCCCACGCATGACGCGGACAGCCGCAAAAAGGTCGAGCTCTACCAGCTCTACGAAGACCAGTGCCAGCGCGAAGGCGTGGTGGATTTCGGTGAGCTGATGCTGCGTTCGTTCGAGCTGCTGCGCGACAACGATCCCGTGCGAGAGCACTACCAACGGCGCTTTCAGCACATTTTGGTGGACGAGTTCCAGGACACGAACCGCCTGCAGTACGCCTGGCTCAAGCAGATCGCAGGCGACATGGTGGGCGGGGCGATGCGTACCAGCGGCAGCTTGATCGCGGTGGGTGACGACGACCAGAGCATCTACGCGTTTCGCGGTGCGCGTGTCGGCAACATGGCCGACTTCGTGCGCGAGTTCGATGTCAAGCACCAGATCAAGCTCGAGCAGAACTACCGCTCCTACAGCAACATTCTCGACTCGGCCAATGAACTCATCTCGCACAACAGCCGGCGTCTCGGCAAGAACCTGCGCACCACGCAGGGACCGGGCGAGCCGGTGCGGGTGTACGAGGCCAACAGCGATCTGGCCGAAGCGCAATGGATGGTCGACGAGATCAAGCAGCTCGTGAAGAACGACGGTCACGAGCGCCGCGAAATCGCGATTCTCTACCGCAGCAATGCACAGAGCCGGGTGATCGAATCGGCACTGTTCAACGCGTCGGTGCCGTACCGCGTGTATGGCGGTTTGCGCTTTTTCGAACGTGCCGAAATCAAGCACGCACTGGCGTATCTGCGCCTTCTCGAGAACGCGAACGACGACAACAGCTTTCTGCGCGTGGTGAATTTTCCGCCGCGCGGCATCGGCGCACGTTCGATTGAATCGCTGCAGGACGCGGCACGCGCGACCGGGTGCTCGTTGCATGACGCGGTGAGCGCGGTGTCCGGCAAGGCCGGTGCGAATCTGAGCGCTTTCGTGGCCATGCTCGACGTGCTGCGCGAGCAGACGCATGGCATGAACCTGCGCGGCATCATCACGCAGATGCTCGAATCGAGTGGACTGATCGAACATTACCGCAACGAAAAAGAAGGCGCGGATCGCATCGAGAATCTGGAGGAACTGGTCAACGCGGCGGAGAGCTTCGTCACGCAGGAAGGCTTTGGCCGCGATGCGGTCGCGCTGCCGCTTGACGAGCTGGGCCAACCGCTCACGCAAAGCCCGGCCAGCCAGGGCATCGATCCCGATCTGCCGCGCAGCGACGAGCCGCTCACGAGCACCACGCCGGGCGTGGTCGATGCCGACACCGGCGAAACGCTGTCGCCGCTGGCGGCCTTCCTCACCCACGCGGCGCTGGAAGCAGGCGACAACCAGGCGCAGGCCGGCCAGGACGCGGTGCAGCTCATGACGGTGCACGCGAGCAAGGGGCTGGAGTTCGACTGCGTGTTCATCGGCGGCATGGAAGAGGGCTTGTTTCCGCATGAGAACTCGATGAGCGACCGTGATGGTCTCGAAGAAGAACGCCGCCTCATGTACGTGGCCATCACGCGTGCCCGCAAGCGCCTGTACCTGAGCCATTCACAGACGCGGATGCTGCACGGTCAGACGCGTTATCACATCAAGAGCCGCTTCTTCGACGAGCTGCCCGAGAGCGCGCTCAAGTGGCTCACTCCCAAGCAGCAGGGCTTTGGCACCTACAACCCCGATGCCGCCTATGGCAACCGCGTTGCAGGGCGCGGGGGCTATGGTGGTGGTGGCGGATATGGCGCGGCCAAATCAGAAACCTTCGCAAGCCCGCCAGTGCCCGTACAGAAGACCAAACCATCGCACGGCTTGAGTGCAGGCACGGCGGTGTTCCATAACAAGTTTGGCGAAGGCAAGGTGCTCGCCATCGAAGGCACGGGCGACGACGCGCGCGCCCAAGTGAACTTCCCGCGCCATGGCACGAAATGGCTGGCGCTGTCGGTGGCTAAGTTGACGATTGTGGAGTGA
- a CDS encoding bile acid:sodium symporter family protein → MARSRFLPDNFTLMLITTVALASFVPVSGQAAHFFEGVTTAAVALLFFLHGAKLSRDAIFAGIGHWRLHLLVFATTFIVFPIVGVALRPVLEPLVTPQLYTGVLYLCVLPATVQSAIAFTAMGRGNMPAAICSASASTLLGIVVTPLLVKIVLPQAGDAHHDALDSIGKIMLQLLLPFVAGHLLRPWIGDFVKKHAKVLKIVDQGSILLVVFTAFSAAVVAGIWHQLPLAALLGLLLVSAIILAIVLLFTTFISRKLGFNKEDEITIVFCGSKKSLISGVPMAKVIFPSADAGLIVLPLMIFHQLQLMVCAVLAQRYARRAEVLASPSADVAACSSATATTVSKV, encoded by the coding sequence ATGGCTCGCTCCCGCTTTCTTCCCGACAACTTCACGCTGATGCTCATCACCACGGTGGCATTGGCGAGCTTCGTGCCCGTCTCCGGACAGGCCGCCCATTTCTTCGAGGGCGTCACCACGGCGGCCGTCGCGCTGCTGTTCTTTCTGCATGGCGCCAAGCTCTCGCGCGACGCGATTTTTGCGGGCATAGGCCACTGGCGACTGCACCTGCTGGTGTTCGCCACCACCTTCATCGTGTTTCCCATCGTCGGTGTGGCGCTGCGCCCGGTCCTCGAGCCACTGGTCACGCCGCAACTCTACACCGGCGTGCTGTACCTCTGCGTGCTGCCCGCCACCGTGCAATCGGCGATTGCCTTCACCGCGATGGGCCGTGGCAACATGCCCGCCGCGATCTGCAGCGCATCGGCTTCGACGCTGCTCGGCATCGTCGTCACCCCGCTGCTCGTGAAAATCGTTCTGCCGCAAGCCGGTGATGCGCACCACGACGCGCTCGACAGCATCGGCAAGATCATGCTGCAACTGCTGCTGCCCTTCGTCGCTGGTCATCTGCTGCGCCCCTGGATCGGTGACTTCGTGAAGAAGCACGCCAAGGTGCTGAAGATAGTTGACCAGGGCTCGATCCTGCTCGTGGTGTTCACAGCATTCAGCGCGGCTGTGGTGGCAGGCATCTGGCACCAACTGCCGTTGGCTGCATTGCTCGGGCTGTTGTTGGTGAGCGCGATTATTTTGGCCATCGTGTTGCTGTTCACCACATTTATCTCGCGCAAGCTGGGGTTCAACAAGGAAGACGAGATCACGATTGTTTTCTGTGGCTCCAAGAAGAGTCTGATCAGCGGTGTGCCGATGGCGAAGGTGATCTTTCCTTCTGCGGATGCGGGGTTGATCGTGTTGCCGTTGATGATCTTTCATCAACTGCAGTTGATGGTGTGTGCGGTGTTGGCGCAGAGGTATGCTCGGCGGGCTGAGGTGCTCGCCTCTCCTTCTGCGGATGTGGCTGCTTGTTCGTCGGCTACTGCTACTACTGTTTCCAAGGTTTGA
- a CDS encoding quinone oxidoreductase: MTLAVQIRQHGGPEELQLVDVQVGEPGPGEIRIRHKAIGLNFIDVYHRTGLYPLKMPAGIGMEASGVIEAVGEGVTHLQVGDRAAYAGQPPGSYCEARVMPAMNVCKLPDAISFETGAAMMLKGLTAQYLLKKARPVEGLEKGDHVLFHAAAGGVGLIACQWAKALGLQLIGTAGSDAKCQLALANGAAHAINYNTEDFAARVKEITGGKGVKVVYDSVGKDTWDKSLECLRPFGLMASFGNASGPVPPFAPAVLGKYGSIYVTRQTLFTHISNRAATQAMADDLFAVVASGEVKIHIEQRYPLKDVQQAHRDLEARKTTGSTILTLD; encoded by the coding sequence ATGACTCTCGCCGTACAAATCCGCCAGCATGGCGGCCCCGAAGAGCTGCAACTCGTCGACGTGCAAGTGGGTGAGCCTGGCCCCGGAGAGATCCGTATCCGCCACAAGGCCATCGGCCTGAACTTCATCGACGTGTACCACCGCACGGGGTTGTATCCGCTCAAGATGCCGGCGGGCATCGGAATGGAGGCTTCGGGTGTGATCGAAGCGGTGGGCGAGGGCGTCACACACTTGCAGGTGGGCGACCGCGCGGCCTACGCCGGTCAGCCGCCAGGTAGCTATTGCGAAGCACGCGTGATGCCCGCGATGAACGTCTGCAAGCTGCCTGATGCGATCAGCTTCGAGACCGGTGCGGCGATGATGCTCAAGGGCTTGACCGCGCAGTATCTGCTCAAGAAAGCGCGCCCGGTCGAAGGACTCGAGAAGGGCGACCATGTGCTGTTTCACGCGGCCGCTGGCGGCGTGGGCCTGATCGCCTGCCAGTGGGCGAAGGCGCTTGGCCTGCAGCTCATCGGCACGGCGGGTTCGGATGCCAAGTGCCAGCTGGCGCTCGCCAACGGCGCAGCGCACGCCATCAACTACAACACCGAGGACTTTGCTGCGCGCGTGAAGGAGATCACCGGCGGCAAGGGCGTGAAGGTGGTGTACGACTCGGTGGGCAAGGACACCTGGGACAAGTCGCTCGAATGCCTGCGCCCGTTTGGCCTGATGGCGAGCTTCGGCAACGCATCCGGTCCGGTGCCGCCGTTTGCACCGGCAGTACTCGGCAAGTACGGCTCGATCTATGTGACGCGCCAGACGCTGTTCACCCACATCAGCAACCGCGCGGCTACCCAGGCCATGGCCGATGATCTGTTCGCCGTGGTGGCGAGCGGCGAGGTGAAGATCCACATCGAGCAGCGCTACCCGCTCAAGGACGTGCAGCAGGCGCATCGCGATCTGGAAGCGCGCAAGACGACCGGCTCGACCATTCTCACGCTGGATTGA
- a CDS encoding PhoX family phosphatase, which produces MSQSPLLSRRKTLQMLAGIPMLPLGAGASAALLTACGGGGGGNASFKSVSFTGMAAPTLAAPAAMATTTVGSAMKVLFDDDSSQTYNLAYQPFFITGDMVSDGKGGKILAGGYVDINNKPITDATVAGSERQFFSDSPDGTSLLTVADAKVDGVKGKPVFAVVQFEYTTWAQDGKSDMYGKLPSPIAVLTLDQDQKTGKLSLVKYHNVDTSKVHGLWITCGASLSPWGTHLSSEEYEPDAFSIASNAMFKAYSKNLYGSDTAANPYHYGHMPEIIVNKDGTASIKKHFCMGRISHELVQVMPDSRTALMGDDATNSAYFVFVADKEKDLSSGSLYVAKVGAGFSIDPSATGAAALTWIKLGSATSAEIENLASTLKPTDIMTVVSKDPEDTSFTKIVANGKTEWIKLNAGMEKAAAFLETHRYAALKGASMGFTKMEGTTVNAKDKIAYSALQNCQSSMVAGNAANVPGNGVSIPKALNAGAVMALNLRGGQKDTSGAAINSEWMPVDTKALLAGEDISADALGNTGNPNKICNPDNLKFSEKMRTLFIGEDSSQHVNNFLWAYNIDTKTLSRLMSIPAGGESTGLHAVDEINGWTYIMSNFQHAGDWGGIHAVVKDTLDPLIKANYKNKSGAAVGYLTGTPNQPSLKS; this is translated from the coding sequence ATGTCTCAATCCCCACTGCTCTCCCGTCGCAAGACCCTGCAAATGCTCGCTGGCATCCCTATGCTGCCGCTGGGCGCGGGCGCGTCCGCAGCCCTTCTTACCGCATGCGGCGGTGGCGGTGGCGGCAATGCAAGCTTCAAATCCGTGAGCTTCACCGGCATGGCAGCACCCACGCTGGCCGCACCCGCAGCCATGGCGACGACGACTGTTGGCTCCGCCATGAAGGTGCTGTTCGATGATGACAGTAGCCAGACCTACAACCTCGCCTACCAGCCGTTCTTCATTACCGGCGACATGGTCAGCGATGGCAAGGGCGGCAAGATACTGGCCGGTGGTTATGTGGACATCAACAACAAGCCGATCACCGACGCCACCGTGGCCGGAAGCGAACGCCAGTTCTTCTCCGATTCGCCGGACGGCACATCGCTGCTGACCGTGGCCGATGCCAAGGTTGACGGCGTGAAGGGCAAGCCCGTGTTCGCCGTGGTGCAGTTCGAATACACCACTTGGGCGCAAGACGGCAAGAGCGACATGTACGGCAAGCTGCCGTCGCCCATCGCCGTGCTCACACTCGACCAGGACCAGAAGACCGGCAAGCTCAGCCTCGTGAAGTACCACAACGTCGACACCTCGAAGGTGCACGGTCTGTGGATCACCTGCGGCGCAAGCCTCTCGCCTTGGGGCACCCACCTGTCGAGCGAAGAGTACGAGCCCGATGCGTTCAGCATCGCATCGAATGCCATGTTCAAGGCCTACTCCAAGAACCTGTACGGCAGTGACACCGCAGCCAATCCGTATCACTACGGTCACATGCCCGAAATCATCGTCAACAAAGACGGCACTGCCTCGATCAAGAAGCATTTCTGCATGGGCCGCATCTCGCACGAACTCGTACAGGTGATGCCTGATTCGCGCACCGCCCTGATGGGTGACGATGCGACGAACAGCGCGTACTTCGTGTTCGTGGCCGATAAGGAAAAGGACCTTTCCTCCGGATCGCTGTACGTCGCCAAGGTCGGCGCAGGCTTCTCTATCGACCCATCCGCTACGGGAGCTGCCGCACTCACCTGGATCAAGCTCGGTTCGGCCACCAGCGCCGAGATCGAGAATCTGGCCAGCACGCTCAAGCCCACCGACATCATGACCGTGGTGAGCAAGGACCCGGAAGACACAAGCTTCACCAAGATTGTCGCCAACGGCAAGACCGAGTGGATCAAGCTGAACGCTGGCATGGAAAAGGCCGCAGCCTTCCTCGAAACCCACCGCTACGCCGCCCTCAAGGGCGCAAGCATGGGCTTCACCAAGATGGAAGGCACGACCGTCAACGCCAAGGACAAGATTGCTTACTCTGCACTGCAGAACTGCCAATCGTCTATGGTGGCAGGCAACGCAGCCAACGTGCCGGGCAACGGCGTGTCCATCCCCAAGGCGCTGAACGCGGGTGCCGTGATGGCGCTGAACCTGCGCGGCGGACAGAAGGACACTTCTGGCGCTGCCATCAACAGCGAGTGGATGCCCGTCGACACGAAGGCACTGCTGGCCGGTGAGGACATCTCCGCCGACGCCCTTGGCAACACCGGCAACCCGAACAAGATCTGCAACCCCGACAACCTCAAGTTCTCGGAAAAGATGCGCACCCTGTTCATCGGCGAAGACTCCAGCCAGCACGTGAACAACTTCCTGTGGGCCTACAACATCGACACCAAGACGCTCTCGCGCTTGATGTCGATCCCCGCAGGTGGTGAATCTACCGGCCTGCACGCCGTCGACGAAATCAACGGCTGGACCTACATCATGAGCAACTTCCAGCACGCCGGTGACTGGGGCGGCATCCACGCCGTCGTGAAGGACACGCTGGATCCGCTGATCAAAGCGAACTACAAGAACAAGTCGGGTGCGGCCGTGGGCTATCTGACGGGCACGCCGAACCAGCCTTCACTCAAAAGCTGA
- a CDS encoding NUDIX domain-containing protein, translating to MQASAATTGTPAPAWLAAARAHAQRAPVAARDVLIVQGYVVGSVERVVLEQIVQSGLIDPVFAALRRADDGWHLRSIQGDATEAMNMLAAALRRTGMCGPWRNEQLLVLDPTGERVGTVERGAVRPLGIATCAVHLIGTAQDGRMWVQQRAFNKANNPGMWDTLMGGMVSAADSLKQALERETWEEAGLRMADLRDLRHGGHVDFAQPAEEENNAGYMRERIDWFAATVPADIKPVNQDGEVERFELWTTAVVQEHLARGEFTPEAALLLADYFGW from the coding sequence ATGCAGGCAAGCGCAGCAACGACGGGAACGCCCGCTCCGGCATGGCTGGCGGCGGCACGCGCGCATGCGCAACGCGCACCTGTGGCCGCGCGAGATGTGCTGATCGTGCAGGGGTATGTGGTGGGCTCGGTGGAGCGCGTCGTGCTCGAGCAGATCGTGCAGAGCGGCTTGATCGATCCGGTGTTCGCGGCGCTGCGGCGTGCCGATGACGGCTGGCATCTGCGCTCGATTCAGGGCGATGCCACTGAGGCCATGAACATGTTGGCTGCGGCGCTGCGTCGTACCGGCATGTGCGGCCCTTGGCGCAATGAACAGTTGCTCGTGCTCGATCCAACGGGGGAGCGCGTGGGCACGGTGGAGCGCGGCGCAGTGCGTCCACTCGGCATCGCCACCTGCGCCGTTCACCTGATCGGCACCGCCCAGGATGGCCGCATGTGGGTGCAGCAGCGCGCATTCAACAAGGCCAACAACCCCGGCATGTGGGACACGCTGATGGGCGGCATGGTCTCGGCCGCCGACTCGCTCAAGCAGGCGCTCGAGCGCGAGACCTGGGAAGAGGCGGGCCTGCGCATGGCCGATCTGCGCGACCTGCGGCACGGCGGCCATGTCGATTTCGCGCAGCCAGCGGAAGAGGAAAACAACGCGGGCTACATGCGCGAGCGCATCGACTGGTTCGCGGCCACCGTACCCGCCGACATCAAACCTGTGAATCAGGATGGCGAGGTCGAGCGCTTCGAGCTGTGGACCACGGCCGTGGTGCAGGAGCACTTGGCGCGCGGTGAATTCACGCCCGAGGCGGCCCTGCTGCTGGCCGACTATTTCGGCTGGTGA